GCTGTAAAGTGAACCGGCCAGTCTGCTTGTTCTAAATTGATATGAATTCCAAGCTCTTTTCTCCAAATCTCCTGGACTTCCTGAGCAATCCGGCTGAATGCCTCGAAACCTGAAGCATACTTTAAATGAATCTGGGGAAATGTTTCCCGCGTTAAATTGAGCTCTTCTAAAGCCTCCTCAAAAAGCCTTCGGGCAAGCAGAACATTATTATCTCTAAAATAAGCTCCTCCACCTAGTTTGAAGCAAGGAGCAACAACAGCCTGAGCAGGCTCTCCTCTTTTATTGAAGATATTTTCCACTATATTTTTTCTATTAATCGCATAAGAAAGGGCTTGTCTAAGCTTTTTATTGTTGAGTGGAAAGCGATCAATATTGATAAAAAACCAATAGACAAAAGGGCCTTCTAGAGTCGAAAAGTTCAAGTGGGTAGTGAGGCTATCTACCACCTCGCTTGATAGCTTATTGAGTGGAGAACCAACCCAATCCAATTTACCTTTTTCAAATAGGTAGAACTGGGTCATAGAATCTTCAATAAAACTTAAGTGGATCCCGGGAAGCTGAACACAATCCTGATCCCAGTAGTTTTCATTTTTAACAACTAAAATATAGTCATTCCTTTTCCATCTTTCTAGTTTGAAAGGACCGTTGGATACAAATGTTCCATCTAGCCGATTGGCCCACGAAAGATCCTTCTCAGCAAGATGTTTTGGAATTGGGAAGAATAGGGGACAATCTAAAAGACCTAAAAAATAAGGAGTGGGGTTTTCTAGCTCTACTCTAAAAGTATGCGCATCTATTGCCTGAATGCCCAGCTGATCGACAGAGAGCTTTCCATTCACGCATGCTTTAGCATTTTTAATAATATAGAAATATTGCGCACCATGGCTTAAAGTTTCAGGCTGAAGCGATAGTTTCCAAGCATACTCAAAATCGTAAGCGGTAACAGGGGCACCGTCATTCCAAAAAGTTTTTTTGAGATAAAACGTATATACCTTTTTATCCTCAGACAGCTCGTAACTTTCGACGACTGCTGGCGCAAGCACCCCCTCTTTGTCCCTTCGAAACAACCCATCAAAAAGCATCCGAATGATATGGGGAGCAGGATCTTCTCCACCAAGCCTTGGGTCGAGGGTTCTGAGATTGGATCCTATAGAAATATTTAAACAAGAGTTGGTGGATTCGAGGGAGGATTTTTTTTTACCACACCCAAATAAGCAAATCGTAGCGATAAATAGAAAAAATAGGAAAACTCTCATCTGACATCTCCTTAGGTTTCAAAAAAAACCAGATTAATCTTTAGGGAGTTTTTTTTGCAAGCGGAGGGTATTTTTGTCCCCTTCTCGCTTGTACTCAACCTTGTCCATAAGCTCTTTCATGAAGTGGATCCCCAGTCCCCCGATCTCCATCTCTTCTATGGGGACGAAAGGATCCCTTTCTTTTTTATGGGTCAGGGGGTTGAATGGCTCGCCTGAGTCTTCGAAGGTGAGCTCTACATACTTCCCCTCTTCGGAGTGGAAGGAGACATCGATCATCCCCACCGTTCCTTGGTAGGCATAGGAGATGATATTAACGATCCCCTCTTCTAAGGCAAGCTCAATCCGCCGCACTTCGACATCTGAAAAAGAGGTCTTTTCTAAATGGCTGCCTACCCAGTTAAGGATGGGATGAAGGGAGGCAAGCTCTGCTGTAAACGAAGCTTTTTTATCCATTAGGGTCACTATAGCTCAGATTTGAGAGTCCTTCAACAATTTTGCGGGCAAGACGGGCATGAATCGGTGTGGCAGCTGCAGCTTTGGCCCCGTCGACCGAGTCGAGCTGGCCCAGGGAAAAGAAGAGGACGGGAGTGCGCACGCCACATCTATCGATAAAGGAGGTGTCCTGGAGAGAGTCAGAGTCGACAAAGTCGTAGTCGCTATAGGCGGAAACCTGGATCGGACCATGGACCACCTTTTGGGTCCGACTATCGATGAGAGTAAGCTGAACGGTGATTTCTCGCCTTCCCTCATTGGGAATCAGGCGGCGGACCCGCTCTCCAGAAACAGGCCTCCGGTCATATTGGTAACCGATATGGTGGGAGGTATCGGAGGTCACCCTTCCCTCTAAGACAAGAGTACCACCACTGGTTGCATAGTTGAAATTTCCTGAAGTGGCAAGCCCTTTAATCACCGCATCGGTCAGCGCTCCATCTTTATCCCCTTTAAAATAGGGAACAGAAAGGGTGGGACCGCCACTTTGATCATCGACGTGGTAACCACATCCAGCGAGGGTTAAAGAGAAACTAGCGATCAATCCCAAAAGTTTTTTGGAGAAACTGCGCCCAGGTTTTTGCCAGAGTTTGATCTCCAAAAATCGATACCATTGTCCATAAGACAAGGGGAGATTTTTGGAGACCAAAGAATGGTGAAAAAGTGGGTCCATTTTCCTAAAAAACTTTTGGAATTGATCGCTAATGAGAATCCATTTTAACATGAAGCTTTTCTAGCTGCTTTTCTGACTTGAGCGCTGTTTTGGTCTCAGGATATCTCTTCAAAATCGTATCGTGATAGATCTTTGCCGCTTTTGGCTTTTTGGTTCGCTGGTAAAACTCAGCGATTTCAAGAAGATCTTTTGCAAGCTCTTCCTTCATCTTCAGGACCATTCCTTCGGCTTCTTCGATACGGGGCTCGCTGGGAAATTGATACCGAAATTTTCGCAGACTAATCTGTGCCAATTCGAGCTTGTTCTCATCGGGGAATTCTTTTTCACACTCGGTCAGGTGGGCATGGCTAATTCCAATGTAGCCATCAACAGCAAGGGGATGTTTGGGAAAACGGCGGATCAGGGTTTGGAATGCTTCAACACTTTTGGCATATTCCTCCATCCGAAGGAGGAGAGCCCCCTTATGGAAAAGGGATTGTGCAGCTAAATCATCGCGAGGAAGGGTGGTAATCACCTCATCATAAATCTCAATCGCTTCTTCATAGGCGGGAAGCCACTTGGGCATCCGGTGCCACCCAAAAAGATGGGTGCGCGCTCCTCCATCAAAGGCTTTTGCAATCTCAAATTTGTAACGGATCACTTGATCAAAAAACTTTGGGCTGAGCTCTTCTTTGAGATAATCGGAAAAGGCCTGGTTTGCAAAGGCAAAGTTGTTCATGTTTAAATGGGCAACCCCTAGATAGTAATAGGATTCCCGAGCAAAGGGACTTGTTGGAAAGTCAGCGATCAAATCTTGACACTGCCAGGCAAGACGCTTCCAGTCCTCCTTCTGGTAGTAGTCGATCATCTTCGAGTAGTATTGATGAACATTGATCTGACTCCGCACGACGGGGTCAAGGGGGTTGGCATTAACCGCACCTAGGCAAAGCAGGAAAGCAAATAATAATTTTCTCATATCCGATGATTATACCGGTTTATCCTTCAAAAGAAAAGGTTTCGATAAAGGAAAATGATTTTAGGTGGTTTTCTACCTCAGGACTCCACCCAACGCCCCACTTCGATTCAACCTCAACAGCCCCCACTTTTCTCTCTCCATGGTTAAAAGCAATGTAGACCGAAGCAGCCCCTGGATAGCGCTGAAAAAGTTTTTTTAACTTAACAATTTGAGATAACCGAACCTGGTTCACATCTAAAGTTAAATTTAGTTTTTTATCCATGACTACCTCTGCCGGTTTTTTCTTTTCCCATCTTGCATCTGACTTGGCCCTTTTTTTGAACTGCTCATGAAGGGTATCGAGCTGAGCGATATTATCCTCTTTAATGAGCGTCAAATCTTCCAACAAGCGACACCTCAATTTGATCGCATCGTCATCTTTATCGAGTTGAAGAATCGCAAAAAGGAGCTGCCCTTCGATGAATAGGAGGGTATTGGACTCATACATTTCAGACCAAATAGGAAGCTCAAAATGTTCTACCCCATCGCTGATCATGAGAATTGCAAACTTTTTCCCCGTTTTCTTCGAAACTTTAACCGCGACACTTTCGATAATAAAGGCGGTTTTTACAACACTTCCTGCTTCAAATTCATGGAAGGCTTGACACCCGAGTTTTTCAACAAGGGGGCGATACTCTTCCATCGGATGACCGGTTAGGTAAAAACCAAGGAGCTCTTTTTCCTTCGCTAAGATCTCTTTTTTTTCTTGTTGCCGCATGACTTTTGGGGGCTCAAGAAAAGCATGGTTTGTCTCATCTTCTAAAAGGGAAAAGAAGTCGATCACTCCCTTTGCTTTTTCTTTTTGCTCACGCAAGGTTTGCTCAAACATCGGCTCAACCCCTTCTAAAAGTTCTTGCCGCGTCCATCCTGTAAAGTCAAAGCTCCCCGCATCGACAAGGTGTTCGATCACTTTTTTTCCCACTTTTGTCAAATCGATCCGCTTGAAAAAGTCATAAAATGACTTGTAGGGGCCACTCTGTTTTCTTTCGATAAGGATACTTTCTACAACGCCTCGCCCCACCCCTTTAACCCCTGACATGGCAAACCGAATTCCTGAAGGAGCTGCGGCAAATTCTGTTCCCGATTCATTGACGTCAGGGGGAAGAATTTTGATCCCCATCGCTTCACATTCACGGATATGTTTGGCAACTTTTGTGAGATCATCACTATCGCAGGTCATCAGCGCTGCAAGCCATTCTTTAGGGTAGTTGGCTTTTAAGTAGGCGGTAACATAGCTGAGGTAGCCGTAAGCAGCAGCGTGCGATTTGTTAAATCCATAGGAGGCAAACTTTTCGATCTTGTCAAAAATCTCCATGGAAAGGTTTTCATCGATCCCCTTTTCAATCGCACCGGTTCGGAATTTTTCCCGCTGCTTGGCCATCTCTTCCCGATCTTTTTTTCCCATAGCGCGGCGCAAAACATCCCCCTCACCCAGCGAGTAGCCGGCAAGGAGCGATGCAATCTGCATCACCTGCTCTTGGTAGACCATGATCCCATAAGTCTCTGCAATCACATCTTTCATGGCAGGATGGTCGATCTCGATTTTTTCCCGCCCATGCTTCCGGTTGATAAAAGAAGGGATCATCTCCATCGGACCGGGACGGTAGAGGGCACCTACCGCAATGATCTCTTCAAACTTATCGATGTGGAGGTGTTTGGCAAGCTCTTGCATCCCCGTCGATTCCAATTGGAAAACGCCCCCTGTTTTTCCCTGGTTTAGGAGGTTAAACGTCGTTTGATCTTCAAGAGGAAGGTCAACCCAATCGATTTTTTCGCTCCCCCGCTCTTCGATTGCATCGACCGTTTTTTGGATCGAGGTTAAGGTTTTAAGCCCAAGGAAGTCAATTTTCAACATCCCGACTGCTTCAACCGGCTTCATCGAGTATTGGGTGACAGCCATTTCTGAGTCTTTGGCATTGCAAATAGGGATGTGATCGGTTAGGGGATCCCCACAAATGATCAGCCCCGCAGCGTGGATTCCCGTATTGCGGATCGATCCTTCCAGGCGCTTAGCATACTCCAAAATCCGTTTCCCATCTTCATCATGTTCAGCCATCGCCCGCAGTTCGGGGTCGAGCTCAAAGGCCCTTTTGAGGGTCATCGTTGGATCTTCGGGAACAAGCTTTGCGATTTCATTGACCTTCGCCAAAGGAACACTGAGGACCCGTCCCACATCTTTGATCGCCATCTTTGCTTTCATCGTTCCAAAGGTAATGATTTGAGCCACCTTTTCCTTCCCATACTTTTTGAGGGTATAGTCGATCACTTCAGAGCGGCGGTCCATGCAGATGTCAACGTCGATATCGGGGTAAGACATCCTTTCGGGATTGATAAAACGTTCGAAGAAGAGGTTGAAGCGCAGGGGTTCGATATCGGTAATGCCAATAAGATAGAGGATGATCGATCCGGCTCCCGAACCCCGCCCCGGTCCAACGGGAATTCCTTCTCCTTTTGCCCAAGCTATAAAGTCATAAACGATGAGAAGGTAATCACACATCCCTTTTGAGATGATAATCTCAAGCTCCCCTTCAAGCCTTTGTTTTACCACCTCCAGCGGCTCTTGATCGGGGTATTTTTCTTGAACTTTTTCGAGCCGCTCCGGGGTATACCGTTTTGAAATCCCCTCTTCACAAAGCTTTCTTAAAAAGGCGGCCGATGCTTCCTCGCGGGTCTTTTCATCAAACTCCGTTCCCTCTAAATAGGGAGGGACAAAGACAGGATAAAAGCGGGTTTTAAAGTCGATTTCGACATTGCAAAGACCAGCAATTTTTTCACTATTTGTAAGCGCTTCTGGCACATCGGCAAAAAGGGCTTCCATCTCCTGTGGCGATTTGAAGTAAAGCTCGTGTGTGGGGACCACTTTCCGCTTAGGGTTAAGATCTCTTCCCCGAGGGTTTCCAAAAGAGTCCCGCTCAATGATTTCAACCGGCTCTCCCGACTGCACATTCATTAAAATTTCATGAGCGCGCCAATCTTCCCGATCGATGTAGTGGGTATCGTTGGTCGCAACGCAAGGGATTCCCCGCTCCTTAGAAAGGGAGAGCAGTTTTTCATTCACCTTGGTTTGATTTTTCACCCGGTCGAGGTAGTATTGGTAAAGCCAGGATTCTTTTTCGATCCCTTCCGCGTGGATATGCTCATCGCTCATCTGGTGGCGCTGAAGCTCAAAGTAAAAGTCCTCTCCATAGACCTTTTTGGACCAGACAAGCTCTTCTTCAAGCTCTTCATCCCGCTCTTGAATGATCCATTGGGAAATGCGACTTTGAATAGGCCCCGAAAGCGCGATCAGTCCGCCGCTATACTTTTCCAAAATCTCTTTATCCACACGAGGGGTATAGTAAAACCCTTCCAAATAACCGATTGAAGAGATTTTGCATAGGTTACGGTACCCCTCTTGGTCCTTAGCGAGGAGGATGAGAGGGTAAGCGACCGAATGACCCGAGAGCCGTTTTTTATCTGTGCGGGAAACCGGCGCCACCATCACCTCACACCCAATGATCGGCTTGATGCCCCCCTTTTTGCATGCTTTAAAAAAGTCGACAGCGCCAAATAGGTTACAAAAATCGGTGAGCGCTAGGGAGTGCATCCCATAGCTTGCCCCTTTTTCAACAAGGGCCTGGACCGACGCCGTTGAATCGAGAATCGAATACTGTGAATGTAGGTGAAGGGGAATCCAAACCACAAGCGCTCCTTTAAGTCGTTTCTGCAGTCAGCTGTACCCGTCCTCCCTTGGACCACAAGGGAAGGAGGAGGCTCACAGCAATCGCCCCACAAACAGCAAGGAGGAGGAAAAACCCAGGCCATCCAAAATCTTCGGTGATCCGCCCGATCGGCCATCCCGCACAAGCAGCTCCCAAGTAGGCAAACAGCCCCACAAAGCCGGTCGCCGTTCCCGCCGCCTTTTTATTCACAAGCTCAGCTGCCGCCATTCCGATAAGCATTTGTGGACCAAACACGAAAAACCCAAAAGAAAACATCACCAGCGAAATGACCAAGAGACCCGCAGACGGGAGGAACCAAAGGGCTCCAAGGGTTGCAATAATCCCCAACGTGAAGAGGATGTTGACCGGCCCCCTCCTCCCCCTAAAGACCGTATCGGAAAGGTACCCAGCCGCTAGGCTTCCAAAGATCCCCCCCACCTCAAACCAAAACACACACGAACCCGCCCACATCAACGTGTAGCCCCGATCCTCCATCAGGTAAAGCTGAATCCAATCGTTAATCCCCGTTCGGATGATATAGACAAAGAAAAAGGAGACCGCCAAGATCCACATGAACTTATTTTTAAGGATATGTTCCATCAAAAGCTCCTTCGTCGACAGCTTCCCCTCCGTCTCCTCTTCCCGCCCCTTATCTTCAGGATAGTCGTTGCGGAACTTTTCTATCGAAGGGAGCCCCACCTCCTTTGGGGTATCTCTCAAGCGGTTGATCAAAAAGAGCCCCGCCCCAATCGCAAGAAACCCAGGGAAGAACATCGCATAGCGCCACCCAAAGGTAGCGATCGCAAAGGCGCAGAGCAAGGGAATGATCGCTCCCCCAATATTATGGGAGGTATTCCACAGCCCCCACCAACGTCCCCGCTCCGTCTGAGAGTACCAATAGGTCAAAAACTTCGCACAAGGTGGAGAGCCCCACCCCTGAAAAAAGCCATTCATCCCCAAGAAAACCGCAAAAAGGACGATCGACGAAGAGAGGCCAAAAAAGAGATTAAAGACCCCCGTTAGAATCAGCCCCAGCCCCATGAAGTACCTCAAGCTCGACCGATCGGAGATCATCCCGCTCACAAACTTGCTCACCCCATAGGTAATGGCCAACAAACTCCCCAAGAAGCCCAAATCGGCCTTATCAAACCCGAGATCGGCAATCAGCCCCGGCATCGCAAAGGTAAAACTTTTCCTCGTAAAATAAAAAAGGGCATAGCCGACGTAGATGCTATAAAAAATCCGAAGGCGCCAGTAGCGATACTTCTTCTTCAGTTCTTCATCGTCTTCGGCCGTTTCTGTACTGCTCACTAGCGATCCTTTATCCTATTCGGATGCAGAATACCCGATTTATGCGCCCT
Above is a window of Candidatus Neptunochlamydia vexilliferae DNA encoding:
- the bamD gene encoding outer membrane protein assembly factor BamD; its protein translation is MRKLLFAFLLCLGAVNANPLDPVVRSQINVHQYYSKMIDYYQKEDWKRLAWQCQDLIADFPTSPFARESYYYLGVAHLNMNNFAFANQAFSDYLKEELSPKFFDQVIRYKFEIAKAFDGGARTHLFGWHRMPKWLPAYEEAIEIYDEVITTLPRDDLAAQSLFHKGALLLRMEEYAKSVEAFQTLIRRFPKHPLAVDGYIGISHAHLTECEKEFPDENKLELAQISLRKFRYQFPSEPRIEEAEGMVLKMKEELAKDLLEIAEFYQRTKKPKAAKIYHDTILKRYPETKTALKSEKQLEKLHVKMDSH
- the uhpC gene encoding MFS transporter family glucose-6-phosphate receptor UhpC, with amino-acid sequence MSSTETAEDDEELKKKYRYWRLRIFYSIYVGYALFYFTRKSFTFAMPGLIADLGFDKADLGFLGSLLAITYGVSKFVSGMISDRSSLRYFMGLGLILTGVFNLFFGLSSSIVLFAVFLGMNGFFQGWGSPPCAKFLTYWYSQTERGRWWGLWNTSHNIGGAIIPLLCAFAIATFGWRYAMFFPGFLAIGAGLFLINRLRDTPKEVGLPSIEKFRNDYPEDKGREEETEGKLSTKELLMEHILKNKFMWILAVSFFFVYIIRTGINDWIQLYLMEDRGYTLMWAGSCVFWFEVGGIFGSLAAGYLSDTVFRGRRGPVNILFTLGIIATLGALWFLPSAGLLVISLVMFSFGFFVFGPQMLIGMAAAELVNKKAAGTATGFVGLFAYLGAACAGWPIGRITEDFGWPGFFLLLAVCGAIAVSLLLPLWSKGGRVQLTAETT
- the lptE gene encoding LPS assembly lipoprotein LptE, with product MDPLFHHSLVSKNLPLSYGQWYRFLEIKLWQKPGRSFSKKLLGLIASFSLTLAGCGYHVDDQSGGPTLSVPYFKGDKDGALTDAVIKGLATSGNFNYATSGGTLVLEGRVTSDTSHHIGYQYDRRPVSGERVRRLIPNEGRREITVQLTLIDSRTQKVVHGPIQVSAYSDYDFVDSDSLQDTSFIDRCGVRTPVLFFSLGQLDSVDGAKAAAATPIHARLARKIVEGLSNLSYSDPNG
- a CDS encoding ATP-binding protein; the encoded protein is MDKKASFTAELASLHPILNWVGSHLEKTSFSDVEVRRIELALEEGIVNIISYAYQGTVGMIDVSFHSEEGKYVELTFEDSGEPFNPLTHKKERDPFVPIEEMEIGGLGIHFMKELMDKVEYKREGDKNTLRLQKKLPKD
- the dnaE gene encoding DNA polymerase III subunit alpha, whose protein sequence is MVWIPLHLHSQYSILDSTASVQALVEKGASYGMHSLALTDFCNLFGAVDFFKACKKGGIKPIIGCEVMVAPVSRTDKKRLSGHSVAYPLILLAKDQEGYRNLCKISSIGYLEGFYYTPRVDKEILEKYSGGLIALSGPIQSRISQWIIQERDEELEEELVWSKKVYGEDFYFELQRHQMSDEHIHAEGIEKESWLYQYYLDRVKNQTKVNEKLLSLSKERGIPCVATNDTHYIDREDWRAHEILMNVQSGEPVEIIERDSFGNPRGRDLNPKRKVVPTHELYFKSPQEMEALFADVPEALTNSEKIAGLCNVEIDFKTRFYPVFVPPYLEGTEFDEKTREEASAAFLRKLCEEGISKRYTPERLEKVQEKYPDQEPLEVVKQRLEGELEIIISKGMCDYLLIVYDFIAWAKGEGIPVGPGRGSGAGSIILYLIGITDIEPLRFNLFFERFINPERMSYPDIDVDICMDRRSEVIDYTLKKYGKEKVAQIITFGTMKAKMAIKDVGRVLSVPLAKVNEIAKLVPEDPTMTLKRAFELDPELRAMAEHDEDGKRILEYAKRLEGSIRNTGIHAAGLIICGDPLTDHIPICNAKDSEMAVTQYSMKPVEAVGMLKIDFLGLKTLTSIQKTVDAIEERGSEKIDWVDLPLEDQTTFNLLNQGKTGGVFQLESTGMQELAKHLHIDKFEEIIAVGALYRPGPMEMIPSFINRKHGREKIEIDHPAMKDVIAETYGIMVYQEQVMQIASLLAGYSLGEGDVLRRAMGKKDREEMAKQREKFRTGAIEKGIDENLSMEIFDKIEKFASYGFNKSHAAAYGYLSYVTAYLKANYPKEWLAALMTCDSDDLTKVAKHIRECEAMGIKILPPDVNESGTEFAAAPSGIRFAMSGVKGVGRGVVESILIERKQSGPYKSFYDFFKRIDLTKVGKKVIEHLVDAGSFDFTGWTRQELLEGVEPMFEQTLREQKEKAKGVIDFFSLLEDETNHAFLEPPKVMRQQEKKEILAKEKELLGFYLTGHPMEEYRPLVEKLGCQAFHEFEAGSVVKTAFIIESVAVKVSKKTGKKFAILMISDGVEHFELPIWSEMYESNTLLFIEGQLLFAILQLDKDDDAIKLRCRLLEDLTLIKEDNIAQLDTLHEQFKKRAKSDARWEKKKPAEVVMDKKLNLTLDVNQVRLSQIVKLKKLFQRYPGAASVYIAFNHGERKVGAVEVESKWGVGWSPEVENHLKSFSFIETFSFEG
- a CDS encoding peptide ABC transporter substrate-binding protein; the protein is MRVFLFFLFIATICLFGCGKKKSSLESTNSCLNISIGSNLRTLDPRLGGEDPAPHIIRMLFDGLFRRDKEGVLAPAVVESYELSEDKKVYTFYLKKTFWNDGAPVTAYDFEYAWKLSLQPETLSHGAQYFYIIKNAKACVNGKLSVDQLGIQAIDAHTFRVELENPTPYFLGLLDCPLFFPIPKHLAEKDLSWANRLDGTFVSNGPFKLERWKRNDYILVVKNENYWDQDCVQLPGIHLSFIEDSMTQFYLFEKGKLDWVGSPLNKLSSEVVDSLTTHLNFSTLEGPFVYWFFINIDRFPLNNKKLRQALSYAINRKNIVENIFNKRGEPAQAVVAPCFKLGGGAYFRDNNVLLARRLFEEALEELNLTRETFPQIHLKYASGFEAFSRIAQEVQEIWRKELGIHINLEQADWPVHFTAVQKGGYDVGFMGWRTFTYDPIYMLQNFKHKNDMVNMSNWENEKYLELLEQSDREPDPEKRKKILIAAEQLLIEEMVVIPICFLNQNFSFSPRLSGVLVQASGDIDFKFAKLAPCQ